One genomic window of Pseudomonadota bacterium includes the following:
- a CDS encoding methyltransferase domain-containing protein translates to MPRYKNPDKMPDMPFCRADLAHEDFQYLEDLSTAYWYSEVLFAAIKLGLFVFLEKGISSVDKLAIAASCSKEELHRLLKAMEKLTLVCHDNGLWFNSQVTRMFLVPGQPSYMGEFFLYRKYMQPQWQSIANKVSINNEDETTRVDNNIISEEDEYALRNFNYVMTADVLIQQKNKEIVSLLKPFSWQLPLLDIGGGAGSLGRSLIKSKINDTKNQSNEIPVSILFELPEVINAAHKLYSDRDDWQYFESMEGDFILHKFDEDKKYGLIIMSNFLHAYGNKEAHELFLKAASLLKKEGMILIHDYFPDRFGRNPQKGALYDLNMMLNTYNGTCHESSTIKGWLEEAGFNKVKVIDLGTDTSIILAAQDQFHYNLPIDIHEKTNLDKWVYAAVDEGFKKAVILPVAKIATGSWVRQKCRFGCSEFGKKLQCPPYSIDNRETEEMLKSYSWCMLVEDMPPGRKFHKKLLNLEKRLFLAGFHKAFSFGAGPCPVCKKCPDNNICLHPDLARPSMEASGIDVYETAKAAGITLKPVSEKDRYVKYIGLLLLE, encoded by the coding sequence ATGCCCAGATACAAAAACCCTGACAAAATGCCTGATATGCCGTTTTGCCGTGCAGACCTGGCTCATGAGGATTTTCAGTACCTTGAGGATCTTTCAACTGCCTACTGGTATTCTGAAGTGCTTTTTGCTGCGATAAAGCTTGGCCTTTTTGTGTTTCTTGAAAAAGGAATTTCATCTGTTGACAAGCTTGCAATTGCGGCATCGTGCAGCAAAGAAGAACTGCACCGATTACTTAAGGCTATGGAAAAGCTGACATTGGTTTGCCACGATAATGGCTTGTGGTTTAACAGTCAGGTCACACGCATGTTTCTTGTGCCAGGTCAGCCTTCGTACATGGGAGAGTTTTTTCTGTATAGAAAATATATGCAACCTCAGTGGCAATCTATTGCAAATAAAGTTTCGATTAATAATGAAGATGAAACCACCCGTGTTGATAATAATATAATTTCGGAAGAAGATGAGTATGCATTAAGAAATTTTAATTATGTTATGACTGCCGATGTGCTGATACAACAAAAGAACAAAGAGATTGTCAGTCTTCTTAAACCCTTTTCGTGGCAACTGCCTCTTCTTGATATCGGCGGAGGTGCCGGTTCGCTGGGTCGCTCATTAATTAAGTCGAAAATAAATGATACAAAAAATCAATCAAATGAAATTCCTGTTTCAATATTATTTGAATTACCTGAAGTTATTAATGCAGCACATAAACTTTATTCAGATAGAGATGATTGGCAGTACTTTGAAAGCATGGAAGGAGATTTCATACTTCATAAATTTGATGAGGACAAAAAATATGGCCTTATTATTATGAGCAATTTTCTTCATGCTTACGGGAATAAAGAGGCACATGAATTATTTTTAAAAGCTGCAAGTTTGCTTAAAAAAGAAGGAATGATACTTATTCACGATTATTTTCCGGACCGGTTTGGACGCAATCCGCAAAAAGGGGCATTATATGATCTGAATATGATGTTAAATACTTATAACGGAACCTGCCATGAAAGCTCAACCATAAAGGGTTGGCTTGAAGAAGCTGGTTTTAACAAGGTAAAGGTTATTGATCTTGGCACGGATACTTCCATTATTTTAGCTGCACAAGATCAATTTCATTACAATTTGCCCATTGATATACATGAAAAGACAAATCTTGACAAATGGGTATATGCGGCTGTTGATGAAGGGTTTAAAAAAGCTGTTATTCTTCCTGTAGCAAAGATAGCAACAGGCTCATGGGTAAGGCAAAAATGCAGGTTCGGATGCAGTGAATTCGGGAAAAAGCTTCAATGCCCGCCATATTCGATTGACAATCGTGAAACGGAAGAGATGCTTAAATCTTATTCATGGTGCATGCTGGTGGAAGATATGCCACCCGGTCGCAAATTCCATAAAAAACTTTTAAACCTTGAAAAAAGGCTTTTTCTGGCTGGATTTCATAAAGCCTTTTCATTTGGTGCAGGGCCTTGCCCTGTCTGCAAAAAATGCCCCGACAATAATATTTGCCTTCATCCTGATCTTGCGCGTCCTTCCATGGAGGCTTCAGGCATTGATGTTTACGAAACAGCCAAAGCAGCAGGAATCACCCTTAAACCGGTATCGGAAAAAGACCGTTATGTGAAATATATCGGTCTTTTGCTTCTGGAGTAA